The Stigmatella ashevillena genomic sequence CGCCGAGCCGACCCTTGCGCCGGAGGAACCGCTCGAGCGACAGGCCTTGGAGCAGCTCCATCACCACATACGGCCGCCCGTCCTCCAGCCGTCCAAACCCGAAGATATCGATGATCCCCGGGTGCTGGATGGAATTGACCACGCGCGCTTCGACGAGCATCCGCTGAACCAGTTCGTGCACCTGCGCGAACTGCGCCTTCAGGACCTTGATCGCGACCTTCTTTCCAATGAGCGGCTGGGTGGCGAGATAGACAATGCCCATCCCCCCTGTGCCGATGCGCTCCTGGATGACGTATTCGCTGACGCGTGTCCCGATCAGCGAGTCCCGCAGCGTGGCGCTTTTCACGAAAGCAAGATACCCCTGCAAGCTTCTAAAACCACTCGACGCCGGGGGCAGGCAGCCGTGCCCACAGGCAGCTCCCCTGGAGAGCCAGCGTCCTGGCGCCAGGGAAGACGCCGCGCGCCAGGGCTCTCTTCTTGCCGGGGTCCGCCCTGTCCGGGAAGATGCCGAGGCCCACACCCATCCAGTGCGGCACTGCCCAGGCGCCACGGATGCCCCATCGCGCAGGACCGGAACCCCGCTCTCCTTCTCTCCAAGACGATGACGTGCGCCAGCGCGTGGAGGCCCTGGAAGTCCTCTCGCCCAAGGAGATCGACAGCCGCTTGACCCAACTGGGCTATCGCGGCCAGGAGGAGGCCCGGCGGGCCGCGGCGGTGCTCGCCTACCGCCACGTGCGCCGGGTGCGGAGGCTGTACTTGGAGGGCATTCCTCCCGAGGGGGCTGCCCGCGAGAACTGCCTCTTCCTAGGCCCCACCGGCAGCGGAAAGACGTACTTGGTGGAGCTGCTGTTCCGGGAGATCCTCGCCGTGCCCACGGTGATGGCGGACGCCACCCAGTTCTCCGAGACGGGTTACGTGGGGGACGACGTCAACACGCTCGTCTCCCGCCTCTACGAGGCCGCCGAGGGCGATGTGGCCTGGGCGGGGTGCGGCGTCATCTGTATGGATGAATTCGACAAGCTCGCCACGAACCGTTCCGACAGCCGCTTCGCCGGCCAGCAAACCACCAAGGACGTGAGTGGCTTCGGCGTTCAGCGGAGCTTGCTGCACCTGCTGTCCGCCT encodes the following:
- a CDS encoding AAA family ATPase produces the protein MPHRAGPEPRSPSLQDDDVRQRVEALEVLSPKEIDSRLTQLGYRGQEEARRAAAVLAYRHVRRVRRLYLEGIPPEGAARENCLFLGPTGSGKTYLVELLFREILAVPTVMADATQFSETGYVGDDVNTLVSRLYEAAEGDVAWAGCGVICMDEFDKLATNRSDSRFAGQQTTKDVSGFGVQRSLLHLLSASEVDFPPDFGFTSRTRPLSIEMAGITFIACGAFSGLRSTAEGMNRTERLGFGREPQRREQEAIAERVTDAQLEQTTAFARYGFIPELIGRFNRLVSFAPLDAATLKDILQANVLRLYEQEFELEGLQLVVEPPVREWVVARALKRETGARGLRAALAPVLEQAAYEHFGQAQASTLRLVLKGDQVYVTPE